A genomic stretch from Chloroflexota bacterium includes:
- a CDS encoding NUDIX hydrolase: MPERTLSSRRAFSGRLLALRVDEVELESGGRATREVVEHPGAVAILAWDGERLAAVRQWRQAAAAELLEIPAGTCEPGESPLISAQRELAEECGLTATRWEEGPAFYTAPGFSTELLTLFLATDLHPVDVAPPEDEALERSWLTLADALSAIDDGRIRDAKSLVGILWLARR; the protein is encoded by the coding sequence ATGCCGGAGCGGACACTGAGCAGCCGTCGCGCCTTCAGCGGTCGGCTGCTTGCGCTGCGCGTCGACGAGGTCGAGCTGGAATCGGGAGGGCGTGCCACGCGCGAGGTGGTCGAGCATCCCGGAGCGGTGGCGATCCTGGCATGGGACGGTGAGCGGCTCGCGGCCGTGCGCCAGTGGCGTCAGGCGGCTGCAGCCGAGCTGCTCGAGATCCCCGCCGGCACCTGCGAGCCGGGCGAGTCGCCCCTCATCAGCGCGCAGCGCGAGCTGGCGGAGGAGTGCGGCCTGACGGCCACGCGTTGGGAGGAGGGGCCCGCCTTTTACACGGCGCCGGGATTCTCGACCGAGCTGCTGACCCTGTTCCTGGCGACCGATCTGCACCCGGTCGATGTCGCGCCACCCGAGGATGAGGCGCTCGAGCGGTCGTGGCTCACCCTGGCTGACGCGCTGTCGGCGATCGACGACGGCCGCATCCGAGATGCGAAGTCGCTGGTTGGCATCCTGTGGCTGGCGCGCCGCTAG
- a CDS encoding nicotinate phosphoribosyltransferase: protein MTTEETTLKGTIVPPRFLPAADVLAGETADVYFERARRILAAEGMDPVVTMEIFAREQAILCGAEEALAYLRAILGGNGRPAGDPAPLVESLHDGDSIGPKEVVMRITARYSSFGLYETAILGILSQSTGWATAARQVVEAAAPIPVIGFGARHVHPSVADQMDYASVVGGCVGASTPAGARLAGLAPTGTMPHALIIIFGDTVRAAEAFDRHIDPDVPRIVLVDTFKDEAEESLRVADALGDRLWGVRLDTPSERGRVTADLVKEVRARLDQAGHARVKIVVSGGLDLDRIAYFKASEAPIDSFAVGSAISDASPIDFTGDLKEIDGQPVAKRGRIPGRTENPRLQRVDLAS from the coding sequence ATGACCACCGAGGAGACGACGCTCAAGGGGACGATCGTGCCGCCTCGCTTCCTGCCGGCGGCCGACGTGCTGGCCGGCGAGACCGCCGACGTCTACTTCGAGCGGGCGCGACGCATTCTGGCCGCCGAGGGAATGGATCCGGTCGTGACGATGGAGATCTTCGCCCGCGAGCAGGCCATCCTGTGCGGCGCCGAGGAGGCCCTCGCCTACCTGCGCGCGATCCTTGGCGGCAATGGGCGCCCCGCCGGAGACCCCGCCCCGCTGGTCGAGTCGCTGCACGACGGCGACAGCATCGGCCCGAAGGAGGTGGTGATGCGGATCACCGCTCGCTACTCCTCGTTCGGCCTGTACGAGACCGCGATCCTGGGGATCCTCTCCCAGAGCACCGGCTGGGCGACTGCCGCCCGGCAGGTCGTGGAGGCGGCCGCGCCGATCCCGGTCATCGGCTTCGGGGCACGCCACGTCCACCCCAGCGTCGCCGACCAGATGGACTACGCCTCGGTGGTGGGTGGCTGCGTCGGGGCATCGACCCCCGCCGGCGCGCGCCTGGCCGGCCTCGCTCCGACCGGGACGATGCCGCACGCGCTGATCATCATCTTCGGAGACACGGTGCGAGCCGCCGAGGCCTTCGATCGACACATCGACCCCGACGTGCCGCGCATCGTGCTGGTGGACACCTTCAAGGACGAAGCGGAGGAATCGCTGCGGGTCGCGGATGCCCTCGGCGACCGGCTGTGGGGCGTTCGGCTCGACACCCCGTCGGAACGAGGCAGGGTCACCGCCGACCTGGTCAAGGAGGTTCGCGCCAGGCTCGATCAGGCCGGTCACGCGCGCGTGAAGATCGTGGTCTCGGGTGGCCTGGACCTGGACCGCATCGCGTATTTCAAGGCGTCCGAGGCGCCGATCGATTCGTTCGCGGTCGGATCGGCCATCTCCGATGCCTCGCCGATCGACTTCACGGGCGACCTCAAGGAGATCGATGGCCAGCCGGTCGCCAAGCGCGGCCGGATCCCGGGTCGAACCGAAAACCCACGCCTCCAGCGGGTCGACCTCGCGTCCTAG
- a CDS encoding peptidoglycan DD-metalloendopeptidase family protein, producing the protein MSIASRPAAPWVVAFLLLTVAAAPLQWQAMVRATDPTVGVAITEQQQMEAELQRQRTQLAELQREEANLAASLLSISSDLTKVGLELEQAARDIEQAARRLELARAELRKYEFEIDTLEQTLVELAGGIEVSKVELAEREALLQEHLRTAYEQSQTSVLEILLSTDSFTKASNELSSMLTLSDQDRRLADEIRDRRTRLEVRSETLSVGRGTLTKLRDAAAARADALAEQQRELDAARAALEAQRKQLEEMRGAQEGQLATVNLSADAQQQLIAAQEQQLLAQQSLVDKLKAAADRLDIAYRGRFDWPERGSFMVTQEFGPTAFNTFHPGLDMAYVSRCDGPIYAAGDGIVIADGRPNAKYGDYGVGVVIGHSQRLATVYWHLSREIVTVGQEVHVGDVIGYEGSTGFVTGCHLHFGVQFDGAAVNPRKYLP; encoded by the coding sequence ATGTCGATCGCCAGTCGCCCAGCCGCGCCATGGGTCGTCGCCTTCCTGCTGCTGACGGTGGCCGCCGCCCCCCTGCAGTGGCAGGCGATGGTGCGCGCGACCGATCCGACGGTCGGCGTGGCGATCACCGAGCAGCAGCAGATGGAGGCCGAGCTGCAGCGCCAGCGCACCCAGCTGGCCGAGCTGCAGCGCGAGGAAGCCAACCTGGCCGCCAGCCTGCTCAGCATCAGCAGCGATCTGACGAAGGTCGGACTCGAGCTGGAACAGGCCGCGCGGGACATCGAGCAGGCGGCGCGAAGGCTCGAGCTGGCGCGGGCCGAGCTTCGGAAGTACGAGTTCGAGATCGACACCCTCGAGCAGACGCTCGTGGAGCTGGCAGGCGGGATCGAGGTCTCGAAGGTCGAGCTGGCCGAGCGCGAGGCGCTCCTGCAGGAGCACTTGCGCACCGCGTACGAGCAGAGCCAGACGTCGGTCCTGGAGATCCTCCTGTCGACCGATTCATTCACCAAGGCCTCGAACGAGCTCTCGTCCATGCTGACCCTGTCCGACCAGGACCGGAGGCTGGCCGATGAGATCCGCGACAGGCGGACTCGCCTGGAGGTGCGCAGCGAGACGCTGAGCGTCGGGCGCGGCACGCTGACCAAGCTGCGTGATGCCGCCGCTGCTCGGGCTGACGCCCTGGCCGAACAGCAGAGGGAGCTCGACGCGGCGCGCGCCGCACTCGAGGCGCAGCGCAAGCAACTGGAGGAGATGCGCGGCGCCCAGGAGGGGCAGCTCGCCACCGTCAACCTGAGCGCCGATGCTCAGCAGCAGCTGATTGCCGCGCAGGAGCAGCAACTCCTGGCGCAGCAGTCGCTGGTTGACAAGCTCAAGGCCGCCGCCGACCGCCTCGACATCGCCTACCGGGGTCGCTTCGACTGGCCCGAGCGAGGATCGTTCATGGTCACCCAGGAGTTCGGCCCCACGGCGTTCAATACCTTTCATCCCGGGCTCGACATGGCCTATGTGAGCCGCTGCGACGGCCCGATCTACGCCGCGGGCGATGGCATCGTGATCGCCGATGGGCGTCCGAACGCGAAGTACGGCGACTATGGCGTCGGCGTCGTCATCGGCCACTCGCAGCGGCTCGCTACCGTGTACTGGCACCTCTCGCGCGAGATCGTGACGGTGGGGCAGGAGGTCCACGTCGGAGACGTGATCGGCTACGAGGGCTCAACCGGATTTGTGACCGGGTGCCATTTGCATTTCGGGGTCCAGTTCGACGGCGCCGCGGTGAACCCGAGGAAGTACCTGCCCTGA
- a CDS encoding sugar phosphate nucleotidyltransferase — translation MAQSILTLVLAGGEGERLSILSQVRAKPGVPFGGKYRIIDFALSNAVNSGLTDVAVLTQYAPRSLIDHIGVGRPWDLDRSRGGVTLLQPYLGRGRTREWYRGTADAVLQNVEFIADRDPELVVILAGDHVYKMDYRPFIERHRNSRADITCAVRTVPIEDAHRFGILEADEDGWITAFVEKPAKPTSNLVSMGVYVFGWPHLRSVLSADRVDFGRDVLPAMVAAGRRVGAYSYGGYWQDVGTVESYWQTSLDLLSDDPGIDLYDRGWLIYTRSEERAPALIGPAAKVTRSMVSHGCVIHGTVEHSILSPGVRVEEGAVVRDSIVMFDTVIGAGASIDRAILDKDCVVGPGSRVGDGDDLRPNRDEPERLFAGITLVGKRARIPSGIVIGRNCRIDPSVEEADFGRRRRIRSGTTVAHPG, via the coding sequence GTGGCGCAGTCGATCCTGACCCTGGTCCTGGCTGGCGGAGAGGGTGAGCGGCTCTCGATCCTGTCGCAGGTCCGTGCCAAACCGGGCGTTCCGTTCGGCGGCAAGTACCGGATCATCGACTTCGCGCTCTCAAACGCGGTGAACTCCGGCCTCACCGATGTCGCGGTCCTGACGCAGTACGCGCCCCGATCGCTGATCGACCATATCGGTGTCGGGCGACCCTGGGACCTCGACCGCAGCCGGGGCGGCGTCACCCTCCTGCAGCCGTACCTCGGCCGTGGACGCACCCGCGAGTGGTATCGCGGCACGGCGGACGCAGTCCTGCAGAACGTGGAGTTCATCGCCGACCGCGACCCCGAGTTGGTGGTGATCCTTGCCGGGGACCACGTCTACAAGATGGACTACCGGCCGTTCATCGAGCGGCATCGCAACTCCCGGGCGGATATCACGTGCGCGGTGCGCACGGTGCCGATCGAGGACGCGCATCGGTTCGGGATTCTCGAGGCCGATGAGGATGGCTGGATCACCGCATTCGTCGAAAAGCCGGCGAAGCCGACCAGCAACCTGGTCAGCATGGGCGTCTACGTCTTCGGGTGGCCGCACCTGCGCTCGGTGCTCTCTGCCGACCGGGTTGATTTCGGCCGCGATGTGCTGCCGGCCATGGTCGCCGCCGGCAGGCGGGTCGGCGCGTACTCCTACGGCGGCTACTGGCAGGACGTCGGAACGGTCGAGAGCTACTGGCAGACGAGCCTCGACCTGCTCTCCGACGACCCCGGGATCGACCTCTACGACCGCGGCTGGCTGATCTACACCAGGAGCGAGGAACGCGCCCCGGCGCTGATCGGGCCGGCGGCGAAGGTGACGCGCAGCATGGTGAGCCACGGGTGCGTGATCCATGGCACGGTGGAGCACAGCATCCTGTCACCGGGGGTCCGTGTCGAGGAGGGCGCCGTGGTGCGTGACTCGATCGTGATGTTCGATACCGTGATCGGTGCGGGTGCCAGCATCGACCGCGCCATCCTCGACAAGGACTGCGTGGTCGGTCCCGGCAGCCGGGTCGGCGACGGCGATGACCTGCGGCCAAACCGTGACGAGCCCGAGCGCCTCTTTGCCGGGATCACGCTGGTTGGCAAGCGCGCCCGGATCCCCAGCGGGATCGTCATCGGGCGCAACTGCCGGATCGACCCGAGCGTCGAAGAGGCCGACTTCGGACGCCGCCGCAGGATCCGATCGGGCACGACGGTGGCCCACCCTGGCTGA
- a CDS encoding ABC transporter ATP-binding protein — protein sequence MIVVEGLRKDFRTLTAVHDMSFTVGEGEIFGLLGPNGAGKTTTVRMLAGLISPTAGTAIVNGHPLGETTQQIRAFTGILTESPGLHDKLTARQNLAYYGRLYGLRGARLQEAVERYLGVVEMSEHADQRVGGFSKGMRQKVAIARALLHEPEVIYLDEPTSGLDPSAAKTVRDFIAGLRALGRSIVVCTHNLDEAERLCDRIGIMRGTLLRVDTPAGLRRHGRSATVRIKLNGARGPESFIGRLADLPYVTGVQAMESTLVVELADPPHETPDLVAELVGAGARITSVVEDAQTLEEAYLALVGEIGERDTDR from the coding sequence ATGATCGTCGTCGAGGGACTTCGCAAGGATTTCCGCACGCTCACCGCGGTGCATGACATGTCGTTCACGGTGGGCGAGGGCGAGATCTTCGGTCTGCTCGGCCCCAACGGCGCCGGCAAAACGACCACCGTCCGCATGCTGGCGGGGCTGATCTCGCCGACCGCCGGTACCGCCATCGTCAACGGTCACCCGCTGGGGGAGACGACTCAGCAGATCCGCGCCTTCACCGGCATCCTGACCGAGAGCCCCGGCCTGCACGACAAGCTGACGGCGCGCCAGAACCTGGCCTACTACGGCCGCCTGTACGGACTGCGTGGCGCCCGGCTGCAGGAGGCGGTGGAACGCTACCTCGGCGTGGTCGAGATGAGCGAGCACGCCGACCAGCGGGTCGGCGGCTTCAGCAAGGGAATGCGCCAGAAGGTGGCCATCGCCCGCGCGCTGCTGCACGAACCCGAGGTCATCTACCTGGACGAGCCGACCAGCGGCCTCGACCCCTCGGCCGCCAAGACGGTCCGCGACTTCATCGCCGGGCTGCGGGCCCTGGGCCGCTCCATCGTCGTCTGCACCCACAACCTGGACGAGGCGGAGCGGCTCTGCGACCGGATCGGAATCATGCGCGGCACCCTGCTGCGGGTTGACACCCCGGCGGGCCTGCGACGTCACGGGCGGTCGGCGACGGTCCGCATCAAGCTGAATGGCGCTCGCGGCCCCGAATCGTTCATCGGCCGCCTGGCCGACCTGCCGTACGTGACGGGCGTGCAGGCGATGGAGAGCACGCTGGTGGTGGAGCTGGCCGATCCGCCGCACGAGACGCCGGACCTGGTCGCCGAGCTGGTGGGCGCGGGCGCGCGCATCACGTCGGTGGTCGAGGACGCGCAAACCCTCGAGGAGGCGTACCTCGCGCTGGTGGGCGAGATCGGCGAACGAGACACCGACCGATGA
- a CDS encoding A24 family peptidase, translating to MTIAGLLAGIAFAVIGAGAERLASAWPADEASHRGPGLRTALLAIGAGVAGGAVAWRSTLPAWALAVHLLILAVLVVLTATDLEQRRLPHLLLDTLIVVAALFVPFNPQVGWLDALIGGAVAVAFMGVLGLAVRGGVALGDLYLVGPIGLVVGWPAIFIAVFVAGLLAAAISVLLLVTRRAGLKSYIPFGPFLVAGMVVTLVRDPALLGPLASALTATLDFLR from the coding sequence TTGACGATCGCAGGGCTGCTCGCGGGCATCGCCTTCGCCGTGATCGGTGCCGGCGCCGAGCGTCTCGCAAGCGCCTGGCCGGCTGACGAGGCCTCGCATCGGGGACCTGGGCTGCGGACCGCCCTGCTGGCAATCGGTGCGGGCGTGGCGGGCGGAGCCGTCGCCTGGCGATCGACCCTCCCTGCCTGGGCGCTGGCGGTCCACCTCCTGATCCTGGCCGTGCTTGTCGTGCTGACCGCAACGGACCTGGAGCAGCGCCGGCTGCCCCACCTGCTGCTCGACACGCTCATCGTGGTCGCCGCGCTGTTCGTGCCGTTCAATCCGCAGGTCGGATGGCTGGATGCGCTCATCGGCGGAGCCGTGGCGGTTGCGTTCATGGGCGTGCTGGGCCTGGCGGTGCGCGGCGGGGTGGCGCTTGGCGACCTCTACCTGGTTGGCCCCATCGGCCTGGTCGTGGGATGGCCTGCCATCTTCATCGCCGTGTTCGTGGCCGGGCTCCTCGCGGCCGCCATCAGCGTGCTGCTGCTGGTGACGCGACGCGCCGGACTCAAGAGCTACATCCCGTTCGGACCCTTCCTCGTCGCCGGCATGGTAGTCACGCTCGTGCGCGATCCGGCGCTGCTCGGTCCACTCGCGTCCGCGCTCACCGCGACCCTCGATTTCCTGAGGTAG
- a CDS encoding M17 family peptidase N-terminal domain-containing protein — MRVRADSSMPASVQADVLAVPIYLDDRELLPDLAELDAATAGAVTRTLTWGEFNPVEDETALVEVEGIGAARILFVASGRRGRGAWRARRSAAKAARRLQGRGATSLAFWLRDGEGPDGYAAAAIGASQGTFRPYAYYGRVRDTPAMLRSVEELILIGQEAPDDGVLSDAMAISDGVEWARELSNRSANDLYPETMAELARGLVGDGCTVEVLGPAEMQALGMGALLGVGMGAAHEPRLIAVKLPGWQAGGDRRLAIVGKGVSFDSGGISLKDPERMEEMKHDKAGAAAVLAAARTVARIAPQTPLMAVAPMVENMPSGTAQRPGDVVKAMNGKTIEVINTDAEGRLILADALHWAETQGATHIVDVATLTGAVAVAVGDMISAYFARPREWGSEVAAAAEATGEWFWELPLAIEYRDTLDSAHADIVNSASREGSLVKSAVFLSEFVTVPWVHVDIGGSAYLIRDKPHNPKGSLGTTVSTLVRLARDFARA; from the coding sequence ATGCGCGTTCGTGCCGATAGCAGCATGCCGGCATCGGTCCAGGCCGATGTACTGGCGGTGCCGATCTACCTTGACGACCGCGAGCTGCTGCCCGACCTTGCCGAGCTCGACGCAGCCACCGCTGGCGCCGTCACCCGGACGCTGACGTGGGGCGAGTTCAACCCGGTCGAAGACGAGACCGCCCTGGTCGAGGTCGAGGGGATCGGCGCTGCACGGATCCTGTTCGTGGCCTCGGGTCGACGGGGGCGGGGCGCGTGGCGGGCGCGGCGAAGCGCTGCCAAGGCCGCTCGTAGGCTGCAGGGCCGCGGCGCGACGAGCCTCGCCTTCTGGCTGCGCGATGGGGAGGGGCCCGATGGATACGCGGCTGCCGCGATCGGCGCCAGCCAGGGGACATTCCGGCCGTATGCCTACTACGGCAGGGTGCGCGATACACCGGCCATGCTGCGGAGTGTCGAGGAGCTGATCCTGATCGGCCAGGAAGCGCCGGACGATGGCGTGCTCAGCGACGCGATGGCCATTTCCGATGGCGTCGAGTGGGCACGCGAGCTCTCCAATCGGTCCGCCAACGACCTGTATCCCGAGACGATGGCCGAGCTGGCGCGAGGCCTGGTCGGCGATGGATGCACGGTCGAGGTCCTCGGTCCGGCCGAGATGCAGGCACTCGGCATGGGCGCGCTCCTGGGCGTGGGGATGGGTGCGGCCCACGAGCCCCGCCTGATTGCCGTGAAGCTGCCCGGCTGGCAGGCGGGCGGAGACCGGCGGCTGGCGATCGTCGGCAAGGGGGTCTCCTTCGACTCGGGCGGGATCAGCCTGAAGGATCCCGAGCGGATGGAGGAGATGAAGCACGACAAGGCCGGGGCAGCGGCGGTGCTGGCAGCGGCCCGGACGGTGGCACGCATCGCGCCCCAGACGCCGCTGATGGCGGTTGCTCCGATGGTCGAGAACATGCCCAGCGGCACGGCCCAACGCCCGGGCGACGTGGTCAAGGCGATGAACGGCAAGACGATCGAGGTGATCAACACGGACGCTGAGGGCCGCTTGATCCTGGCGGACGCCCTGCACTGGGCCGAGACGCAGGGCGCCACCCACATCGTCGACGTGGCGACCCTGACGGGTGCCGTGGCGGTCGCCGTCGGCGACATGATCAGCGCCTATTTCGCCAGGCCGCGGGAATGGGGGAGCGAGGTGGCCGCCGCGGCCGAAGCGACGGGAGAGTGGTTCTGGGAGCTGCCGCTCGCGATCGAGTACCGCGATACGCTCGACTCGGCACACGCGGACATCGTCAATTCCGCCTCTCGCGAGGGATCGCTCGTCAAGAGCGCGGTCTTCCTCTCCGAATTCGTCACCGTGCCGTGGGTGCATGTCGATATCGGCGGCTCTGCTTACCTGATCCGCGACAAGCCGCACAACCCCAAGGGTTCCCTGGGAACCACGGTCTCGACGCTGGTCCGCCTGGCACGCGACTTTGCGCGGGCCTAG
- a CDS encoding transglycosylase domain-containing protein, with protein sequence MHPAMQRRRHRLMIRRTTQRRSPRRGLATFLMVLVGVFVLFIGGSIAGTGAGLLAAYSYFSTGLPDPHIIDGIAMPASTYVYDRTGTQLLARFECENREEVRFAELPTWIVDATVAAEDRTFWTNDGIDYTAVARAALANLEAGSIVQGASTITQQVIKYAGSIKLEQAENEPPTSAAPSVELDPGTAPTSTDPCEQPDLTFLEGRGFGDKIREQILARQVTAAYPGRPGKERILETYLNLIYYGNRSYGIKAASANFFGTSDLSKLSLAQGAFLAGLPQLPSYYDPYQPVESPRGPARAIARRDDVLSDMLEEGYITQREHDEAVAVTWEAMNPSKVTSVLREPHFSFRVQHEVERILEAMGVANPEQAVRTGGYRITTTLDYQLQQVAKEQVRYYVDCLAGLTRSKTAGIACGDKNVHNGALVAINSATGEIVAYVGSVDYYNRKDPRVRGQFDVAGLGLRQPGSAFKPITYSSAFRARQATPATFFLDAVVQYGSSNPEQAYIPTNANIKEHGPVLAVDALRYSLNVPSVMMQYLVGVDVTAQFAQSMGVASSEYILGQDPGLTLTLGSVEINLTNMTQAYGVFAAEGTLHPSTAVLQIRDRDGKVIYDIAENGPKATEPMTPAEAYLTHWILEGNTNPRTNDLWGPPSQIFDPSGQRRHAALKTGTTNDFKDVSAFGYIPGSLVTGVWMGNSNQEPLSNKLGQGLYSADGPLYLWHDFMKLAINQAWDWNGQAPVPNKDFVQPPGVVTASVCRFSGMSPTGACGPTIEVPFLDGTIPPRDNVHVNKRGSTGAVSTPDASGNGGGRQVSGTCFDVVAEVAQDGRRPREMVAAARRWSDRFVNGQWGPRGSSNQIGILGPEKVWLLIAPLRGNTGFGAPICGTIRATPTPEPTPKGSGGGGGGGGGGCGPGNSDKCTPAPTPAPEGALPIQSPALVTLFAVPAILGMVPLAARVGRWGRRRFRRR encoded by the coding sequence ATGCACCCGGCCATGCAGCGGCGCCGTCATCGGCTGATGATCCGCCGCACCACCCAGCGTCGCAGTCCGCGACGCGGGCTCGCAACGTTCCTCATGGTTCTGGTCGGCGTCTTTGTCCTGTTCATCGGCGGCTCGATCGCGGGGACTGGCGCCGGCCTGCTGGCCGCGTACAGCTACTTCTCGACCGGCCTGCCCGACCCGCACATCATCGACGGCATCGCGATGCCGGCCAGCACGTACGTCTACGACCGCACCGGGACCCAGCTGCTGGCCCGTTTCGAATGCGAGAACCGCGAAGAGGTCCGATTCGCGGAGCTCCCCACCTGGATCGTGGACGCCACCGTTGCTGCCGAGGATCGCACCTTCTGGACCAACGATGGCATCGACTACACCGCCGTCGCGCGCGCCGCGCTGGCGAACCTCGAGGCAGGGTCAATCGTCCAGGGTGCCAGCACGATCACCCAGCAGGTGATCAAGTACGCAGGCTCGATCAAGCTGGAGCAGGCGGAGAACGAGCCACCAACCTCTGCGGCGCCTTCGGTGGAGCTGGATCCCGGGACCGCGCCGACCTCGACCGACCCATGCGAGCAGCCCGACCTCACCTTCCTGGAGGGCCGTGGGTTCGGTGACAAGATTCGCGAGCAGATCCTCGCCCGCCAGGTGACGGCGGCCTATCCGGGCCGGCCCGGCAAGGAGCGGATCCTCGAGACCTATCTCAACCTGATCTATTACGGGAATCGCTCCTACGGCATCAAAGCAGCCTCGGCCAACTTCTTCGGCACGTCGGACCTGAGCAAGCTGAGCCTGGCACAGGGAGCCTTCCTGGCAGGGCTGCCGCAGCTCCCCAGCTATTACGACCCGTACCAGCCGGTCGAGAGTCCGCGCGGTCCGGCGCGAGCCATCGCGCGCCGCGACGACGTGCTGAGCGACATGCTCGAGGAGGGATACATCACCCAGCGCGAACACGACGAGGCGGTCGCCGTCACCTGGGAGGCGATGAACCCGAGCAAGGTGACCTCGGTCCTGCGCGAGCCGCACTTCTCGTTCCGCGTGCAGCACGAGGTCGAGCGCATCCTGGAGGCGATGGGGGTCGCGAATCCCGAGCAGGCGGTGCGGACCGGCGGCTACCGGATCACCACCACGCTCGACTACCAGTTGCAGCAGGTCGCCAAGGAGCAGGTGCGGTACTACGTGGACTGTCTCGCGGGCCTGACGAGATCGAAAACGGCTGGCATCGCCTGCGGCGACAAGAACGTACACAACGGGGCGCTGGTGGCCATCAACTCAGCCACCGGCGAGATCGTCGCCTACGTCGGCAGCGTCGACTACTACAACCGCAAGGATCCGCGGGTGCGGGGTCAGTTCGACGTGGCCGGGCTCGGCCTGCGCCAGCCCGGTTCCGCCTTCAAGCCGATCACCTACAGCTCGGCCTTCCGCGCCCGCCAGGCGACCCCGGCGACCTTCTTCCTGGACGCCGTGGTGCAGTACGGCTCGTCGAACCCTGAGCAGGCCTACATCCCCACCAACGCGAACATCAAGGAGCACGGTCCGGTCCTGGCCGTGGACGCGCTGCGCTACTCGCTGAACGTGCCCTCGGTGATGATGCAGTACCTGGTCGGAGTGGACGTGACGGCCCAGTTCGCACAGTCGATGGGGGTCGCCAGCTCGGAGTACATCCTCGGCCAGGATCCAGGCCTGACCCTCACCCTCGGATCGGTGGAGATCAACCTGACCAACATGACGCAGGCGTACGGCGTCTTCGCCGCGGAGGGAACGCTGCATCCTTCGACGGCGGTGCTGCAGATCCGCGACCGCGACGGCAAGGTGATCTACGACATCGCCGAGAACGGCCCGAAGGCGACCGAGCCGATGACTCCCGCGGAGGCCTACCTGACCCACTGGATCCTGGAGGGCAACACCAACCCCCGGACCAACGACCTCTGGGGCCCGCCGTCCCAGATCTTCGACCCCAGCGGGCAGCGTCGCCACGCGGCGCTCAAGACCGGCACCACCAATGACTTCAAAGATGTATCCGCGTTTGGATACATCCCCGGCAGCCTGGTCACGGGCGTCTGGATGGGCAACAGCAACCAGGAGCCGCTCTCCAACAAGCTCGGGCAGGGCCTGTACAGCGCCGATGGTCCGCTCTACCTGTGGCACGACTTCATGAAGCTCGCCATCAACCAGGCGTGGGACTGGAACGGACAGGCCCCGGTCCCCAACAAGGACTTCGTGCAGCCGCCGGGGGTCGTGACCGCGTCCGTCTGTCGCTTCAGCGGGATGTCGCCGACCGGCGCCTGCGGGCCGACGATCGAGGTTCCGTTCCTGGATGGGACGATCCCGCCGCGCGACAACGTGCACGTCAACAAGCGCGGCAGCACCGGCGCCGTGTCCACTCCCGATGCTTCCGGCAATGGCGGCGGACGCCAGGTGAGCGGCACGTGCTTCGACGTTGTGGCCGAGGTCGCCCAGGACGGCCGTCGACCGCGCGAGATGGTGGCCGCCGCGAGACGATGGTCCGATCGCTTCGTCAACGGCCAATGGGGCCCGCGAGGGAGCTCGAATCAGATCGGGATCCTTGGACCCGAGAAGGTGTGGCTGCTGATCGCTCCGCTGCGGGGCAACACCGGCTTTGGCGCCCCGATCTGCGGGACGATCCGCGCCACGCCAACCCCGGAACCGACCCCGAAGGGGAGCGGCGGTGGTGGCGGCGGTGGTGGCGGCGGATGCGGGCCCGGCAATTCGGACAAATGCACCCCCGCGCCGACGCCTGCGCCGGAGGGAGCCCTTCCCATCCAGTCGCCAGCCCTCGTGACCTTGTTCGCTGTGCCCGCGATTCTTGGGATGGTGCCCCTCGCCGCCCGAGTCGGTCGCTGGGGGAGGCGCCGATTTCGGCGTCGCTGA
- a CDS encoding YbjN domain-containing protein — translation MEVIGGGGASGDAAFSRDLLLDGARRFDLRTTVAWVDGVGLSVWAYYGTEEMEVPKRVYALMLRANYEYPFVKFALTDDDRPMLMTELPPDGLDREALARSLVRLTVVADRLLDETAAAVSDRGNLPDWSGRTPRNEALLAAHRDEVEASMPEWEPAPARPPRRGLFERLMGSNR, via the coding sequence GTGGAGGTCATCGGCGGCGGGGGCGCATCCGGCGACGCGGCCTTCAGCCGCGACCTGCTGCTCGATGGCGCGCGACGATTCGACCTGCGGACCACGGTGGCCTGGGTCGACGGCGTTGGGCTGTCGGTCTGGGCGTACTACGGCACCGAGGAGATGGAGGTGCCGAAGCGGGTCTACGCCCTCATGCTCCGAGCCAATTACGAGTATCCCTTCGTGAAGTTCGCCCTGACCGATGACGACCGCCCGATGCTCATGACAGAGCTTCCGCCCGATGGCCTGGATCGAGAGGCACTGGCCCGCTCCCTGGTGCGCCTGACGGTCGTCGCCGACCGGCTCCTGGACGAGACCGCGGCGGCCGTCTCCGACCGCGGCAACCTGCCGGATTGGAGCGGTCGAACGCCGCGCAACGAGGCCCTGCTGGCAGCCCACCGGGACGAGGTCGAGGCAAGCATGCCGGAGTGGGAGCCCGCGCCGGCCCGTCCGCCGCGGCGTGGCCTGTTCGAGCGACTGATGGGCAGCAACCGTTGA